In Nitrososphaerota archaeon, the following are encoded in one genomic region:
- the argH gene encoding argininosuccinate lyase, translating into MVKGVLRRGRLPEEMDKSALEYTSSLPIDEEIFEADLKVTEAHVVMLIKQKIIPSEAGAKILSALQEIGARGYGEVAKEGFEDIHEAIEAKVIEIVGEQQGGWIHTGRSRNDEVATCLRIRLREYLLDVAENLITLLQTLLDKARSEKDTLAPGFTHTQIAQPTTFGHLLLAHVEALSRDLTRLLEVYGRVNLSPLGSGALTTTGYKIDRRLTADLLGFDGILGNSVDAVGSRDFILEAMAAYALIATDLSRLCEEIILFSSDGYKMVELADEFSSTSSIMPQKKNPDSAEIARAKCARIVGLLTAAFTLCKGLPFSYNRDLQELNALLWESCKLTLATLRVVERMVATLKVDRGRMRMLVEQSYATATELADTLVRECGIPFRTAHTIVGMVVKEAVENGVEPSQISLEMINRCSKKVLGRTLTLSEEAVRNALNPTTFIARREVDGGPAPQTLAKALLEKENWLEGMRSSIKEKRLRLEKAYERLSRIVSEYAKLQ; encoded by the coding sequence TTGGTTAAAGGTGTTTTAAGAAGGGGTAGGCTACCAGAAGAGATGGATAAATCGGCGTTAGAGTACACAAGCTCCCTCCCTATTGATGAGGAGATATTTGAAGCGGATCTCAAGGTGACTGAAGCGCACGTTGTTATGCTGATCAAACAGAAGATAATACCTTCTGAGGCTGGGGCGAAGATACTCTCTGCGCTTCAAGAGATAGGGGCTAGGGGTTACGGCGAAGTTGCTAAAGAGGGGTTTGAGGACATTCACGAGGCGATAGAGGCGAAGGTTATAGAGATCGTGGGTGAGCAGCAAGGCGGCTGGATCCACACAGGTAGATCGAGAAACGATGAGGTAGCAACCTGCCTAAGAATCAGATTAAGAGAATATCTGCTTGATGTGGCTGAAAACCTGATTACGCTACTGCAAACACTTTTGGATAAAGCTAGAAGCGAAAAGGATACATTGGCGCCGGGCTTCACCCATACTCAGATCGCTCAGCCCACAACCTTCGGGCACCTCCTCTTAGCACACGTCGAGGCTTTATCACGGGACCTAACTAGGTTACTCGAGGTGTACGGTAGGGTTAATCTTTCACCACTCGGCTCAGGCGCCTTGACGACCACAGGCTACAAGATAGATAGGCGTTTGACAGCTGATCTGCTCGGCTTTGATGGTATACTAGGTAACTCTGTAGATGCTGTGGGTTCAAGAGACTTCATATTGGAGGCTATGGCTGCCTACGCTCTAATAGCCACAGACTTAAGCAGGCTTTGCGAGGAGATAATCCTCTTCAGCTCAGACGGCTACAAGATGGTTGAACTCGCGGATGAATTCTCATCGACCAGCAGCATCATGCCTCAGAAGAAGAACCCTGATTCCGCTGAGATCGCTCGAGCAAAATGCGCACGTATAGTTGGTCTGCTAACAGCAGCCTTCACACTCTGTAAGGGGCTACCCTTCTCCTACAACAGAGACCTTCAGGAGTTGAATGCCCTCCTTTGGGAGAGCTGTAAACTTACGCTCGCAACACTTAGGGTGGTTGAGCGTATGGTTGCAACGCTTAAGGTTGATAGAGGTAGGATGAGGATGCTTGTGGAGCAGAGCTACGCTACAGCAACAGAGCTCGCAGACACGTTGGTGAGGGAGTGCGGCATACCATTTAGAACCGCGCACACAATAGTAGGTATGGTGGTCAAGGAGGCGGTTGAGAATGGGGTTGAGCCCTCCCAGATAAGCCTCGAGATGATAAACAGATGCTCAAAAAAGGTCTTAGGGAGAACCCTAACCCTATCTGAAGAAGCTGTTAGAAACGCGCTCAACCCCACCACGTTTATCGCTAGAAGGGAGGTGGATGGCGGGCCAGCACCACAAACTCTAGCCAAAGCCTTGCTTGAGAAAGAAAACTGGTTAGAGGGTATGCGCTCCTCCATCAAAGAGAAGAGGCTTAGACTAGAGAAGGCTTACGAAAGATTAAGCAGGATAGTATCTGAATACGCTAAACTACAGTAG